From Corvus cornix cornix isolate S_Up_H32 chromosome 6, ASM73873v5, whole genome shotgun sequence, one genomic window encodes:
- the LOC104690215 gene encoding uncharacterized protein LOC104690215, which translates to MFSSCLPRKTQFVLSIAVLLAGFTENRAFASLSECKTATINDVNESLEKYSKCLPEMIAKGEKASINSLVWILQEALDLLRPVQGQFCKQLPLCPRPVAPRNGGLVCVTIDNAQYCKPMCNKGYDFQFLRRSRLYEVCGNATGFSWTTQLVGGKELAVCSPSETAISGAKSAYFPSNSTCVHTLAFPEAQAEQLNIFLKELEEQGIDGSSRDEGADCIICGY; encoded by the exons atgttcagctcctgcctgccccgGAAAACACAGTTTGTTCTAAGTATAGCAGTTCTTCTTGCAG gttttaCTGAAAACAGAGCTTTTGCCAGCCTAAGTGAATGCAAAACTGCAACCATAAATGATGTGAACGAGAGTCTTGAG aaatattcaaaatgctTGCCTGAAATGATTGCCAAGGGTGAAAAAGCTTCAATCAATTCCCTGGTGTGGATACTGCAAGAAGCACTCGATCTGCTGCGCCCTGTTCAAGGGCAAT TTTGCAAGCAGCTACCTCTGTGCCCACGCCCAGTGGCCCCAAGAAACGGGGGACTGGTGTGTGTGACCATTGACAATGCTCAGTACTGTAAACCCATGTGCAACAAG GGTTATGACTTCCAGTTCCTCAGACGCAGCAGGCTGTATGAAGTGTGTGGCAATGCCACTGGGTTTTCCTGGACCACACAACTTGTCGGGGGAAAGGAACTGGCTGTTTGCAGCC cctctgagACAGCCATCAGTGGAGCTAAATCTGCCTATTTCCCCAGCAACAGCACGTGTGTGCACACACTTGCCTTCCCTGAAgctcaggcagagcagctgaacaTCTTCCTCAAAGAGCTTGAGGAGCAAGGCATCGACGGCTCCAGCCGGGATGAGGGGGCTGATTGCATCATCTGTGGCTACTAG
- the SFTPD gene encoding pulmonary surfactant-associated protein D, protein MLSYSSYILIALAALLVTCHALSKCPEMSGLPGIPGRDGLKGLSDSLDAERPNASVNLKHPLFRLEAVLALNGKIRKVGEKMLASNGKKVDFASALQSCEEVGGTLAAPKNEEENIAIMDIVKQYNQYAYLGIRKGETSGPFKYINGMPLNYSNWHQHKPDGKGKEKCVEMYTDGTWNDKKCNMYRLTICKF, encoded by the exons ATGTTGTCTTACTCATCCTACATACTCATAGCACTGGCTGCTTTGTTAGTGACCTGCCATGCATTGAGTAAATGTCCAGAAATGTCTGGGCTGCCTGGTATCCCTGGAAGAGACGGGCTGAAAG GTCTATCTGATTCTCTGGATGCCGAACGCCCCAATGCTTCAGTAAATTTGAAACACCCACTTTTCCGACTTGAGGCTG TGCTTGCTTTGAatgggaaaataagaaaagtagGAGAGAAAATGCTTGCCAGCAATGGGAAGAAAGTTGACTTTGCATCAGCACTACAGTCCTGTGAAGAGGTTGGAGGAACTCTTGCAGCTCCCAAGAATGAGGAGGAGAATATAGCTATTATGGACATTGTGAAACAGTATAACCAATATGCTTACTTGGGCATTAGGAAGGGGGAGACTTCAGGTCCATTTAAGTATATAAATGGCATGCCTCTGAATTATAGCAACTGGCACCAACATAAGCCTGATGgcaaagggaaagagaaatgtgtgGAGATGTACACTGATGGGACCTGGAATGACAAAAAATGCAACATGTATCGTCTCACAATCTGCAAATTTTAA
- the LOC104690216 gene encoding pulmonary surfactant-associated protein A-like, whose translation MMLSPQLHKILAVAFFLLPFCAQGKPAGLLSRFPFKPFFGGGLDEGQIPDFTPPAATENGDIIHQLEYRISRLEGVLLLNKMITEFRGKIFATNGKRADFDATVEKCREAGGSIATPRNPGENDAILYFVKYFNTYAYLGIKQSLIPGKFQLLNGTPLSYTNWYSNEPSGQGEEECVEMYTDGTWNDKRCNNNRLIVCQF comes from the exons ATGATGCTGTCTCCACAGCTGCACAAAATCTTAGCAGtagcttttttcctgctcccaTTCTGTGCTCAAGGTAAACCTGCAGGGCTTCTTTCACGGTTCCCTTTCAAGCCTTTTTTCGGAGGTGGGCTTGATGAAGGACAGATACCAG ATTTCACACCTCCGGCTGCTACTGAAAATGGGGACATCATCCATCAATTAGAATATCGGATTTCCAGACTGGAAGGAG TCCTGCTCTTGAATAAGATGATAACAGAGTTTcgaggaaaaatatttgctaccAATGGGAAAAGAGCTGATTTTGATGCTACAGTGGAAAAATGTAGAGAGGCTGGAGGCTCTATTGCCACTCCAAGGAACCCTGGCGAGAATGATGCCATTCTATACTTCgtgaaatattttaacaccTACGCCTACCTGGGGATAAAACAATCTCTTATTCCAGGCAAATTCCAGCTCCTGAATGGTACTCCACTGAGCTATACTAACTGGTATTCAAATGAACCCTCTGGCCAGGGGGAGGAGGAATGTGTGGAGATGTACACCGATGGCACTTGGAATGACAAAAGGTGCAACAACAATCGTCTTATTGTCTGCCAGTTTTAG